The following coding sequences are from one Methanosarcina sp. WWM596 window:
- a CDS encoding magnesium transporter — protein sequence MPSESHRDEDIFESQYIDRYLSEYASVSSIVREALPFELMATVGGVIAGIILSGMTSELEMIPGLIVIYPGLLGLRGNISSTLGSRLGSAIHMGLITDIDRNNPELTNNISGSLLLGFIMAIMLGFLGHFVTLALGFESAGAFKLILICVISALTSGVILSFVAVLLAIGMFRFGFDPDNVVTPSIATIGDIVSMFMLFLSAKLVMML from the coding sequence ATGCCCTCCGAGTCGCACAGGGATGAAGATATCTTCGAATCCCAGTATATAGACAGATATCTCAGCGAGTATGCGAGTGTCTCTTCAATAGTACGTGAGGCGCTGCCTTTTGAGCTTATGGCGACTGTAGGAGGGGTGATTGCAGGGATCATTTTATCAGGAATGACCAGTGAACTTGAAATGATTCCCGGATTAATTGTTATTTATCCTGGCTTGCTCGGGCTACGTGGGAATATTTCCTCAACCCTTGGTTCCAGGCTGGGCAGTGCAATTCATATGGGGCTGATCACTGACATAGACAGAAACAATCCTGAGCTGACAAATAACATTTCAGGGTCCCTTCTCCTGGGTTTTATTATGGCGATCATGCTCGGGTTTTTAGGACATTTTGTTACCCTTGCCCTGGGTTTTGAAAGTGCGGGAGCTTTTAAGCTAATCCTGATCTGTGTGATTTCTGCCCTTACTTCCGGAGTAATCCTTTCTTTTGTTGCTGTCCTGCTTGCCATAGGTATGTTCAGGTTCGGCTTTGATCCCGATAATGTTGTTACTCCTTCAATTGCAACTATCGGGGATATTGTTTCTATGTTCATGCTTTTTCTTTCAGCAAAACTGGTGATGATGCTTTGA
- a CDS encoding UPF0228 family protein, with protein sequence MSKINKEIVIFIIFLTLLTFWGLFVKTPVEDTKTQYPESKVGGMTIQFKDGISESEVKAILQHYNMTRNYRLTYDTNYSDMDYYIMADKDNWSDIRSELVTEMKENNKKYWTLSIPAQVMKKEDYYVLPVSEQAVKDEKFLAILDKYDIKVDKFIWCKIRFLYSDGPRTYWIPEEDAIKIKNEMEQNENIFSVQLSYLFP encoded by the coding sequence ATGAGCAAAATCAATAAGGAAATTGTGATTTTTATTATTTTTCTAACTCTTTTAACGTTTTGGGGGTTATTTGTAAAAACACCGGTAGAGGATACGAAAACACAATATCCTGAATCAAAAGTAGGTGGTATGACTATTCAATTTAAAGATGGAATTTCTGAGTCCGAAGTAAAAGCCATTCTTCAACACTATAACATGACTCGGAACTATAGACTAACATATGACACTAATTATTCCGATATGGATTACTACATAATGGCAGACAAAGATAACTGGAGTGACATCAGAAGCGAACTTGTAACAGAGATGAAAGAGAATAATAAAAAATATTGGACCCTATCTATACCTGCTCAAGTTATGAAAAAAGAAGATTATTACGTTCTTCCGGTCTCTGAACAAGCAGTAAAGGATGAAAAATTTCTTGCAATACTGGACAAATATGATATTAAAGTGGATAAATTTATCTGGTGTAAGATTCGTTTTCTTTATAGTGATGGTCCCCGGACTTATTGGATTCCGGAAGAGGATGCAATAAAAATAAAAAATGAAATGGAACAAAATGAAAATATTTTTTCGGTCCAGCTTAGTTACCTTTTTCCCTAA